A single genomic interval of Alistipes provencensis harbors:
- a CDS encoding tetratricopeptide repeat protein, with amino-acid sequence MIPAANNLIENRQIRVFISSTFRDMQAERDYLMTRVFPLLRRKAARRDVSLVELDLRWGITEEESKSGRVVQICLNEIDNSRPFFIGLLGDRYGWCPDRRELGKDTLLEERYPWLGEELQRGVSITEIEMQYGVLRSPEPVNAYFFLKKGSDESDERLRRLKDAIRNHPRYPHAEYGDPEQLGRQVEAAFDELLDRLFPQGELSPLEAERLAQRAFLRSRCGTYVRNEKDFEALDTFLHDDRRQLFVTGQSGMGKSALIANWIDGIGKNPARNIIYHFVGNSGAEGDYRRILGRLNAEIRDLYAIENDGHGDRNPEKSFQELLAEAGSRKPLLLVLDGIDQLADERNAKLLNWLPEAPEGVKILLSTREDDATASVLRRRGYPDHSVRPLDEAQRRKLIDDHLRQYGKSLTPGQTDRIVTASVMRNTLVLRTLLDELVSFGIHEQLDRRIDRYLDAANPDEFFQRVLLRAEEDYGAQLVRDTLALIALSRAGLSEPELLGISGIRQLEWSQFYCAFAGHFTVKNGLVQFSHRYLRNAVRSKYLSREADIRACRERIIAYMTDDNPLGHSEQGRIYDELAHQYHEAGMTDEMYALLTDYDAFNYYNAKDQEMLGRYWRTLLETGRYSPEAYLNTALPEEDELRARFLFSVDDLIRSELTEYRGNYPEFIRRAVEIGRKAATRNPEFEAELVDAMTALGEAHRAAGEPESSKATLGEALGIARRLAAEDPQAHAPKLYKLLDSMGWTLEENEEFEQAEAMYREAIRTAREMTAGSDKGLQAASATMSNLAVLCMKTERIDLAEQLIREALVTLEATVKRGPRYKGFIAQYLSNLANLHWEEMGRFEEAEQEYNEALNMWRQLVAANPAARYSLLETLENSGLMYREMERHDLSQRRYEEILTIERELAKIAPDPAPMVDALFELGLTHTMRQQFDKALRCYDEALALVRQEDGSYPGDNIDLLTTIAKTLQNRASLYYNRRDFEAAVASDAQAVDILRGLRRDKAPIPDLGEVLVMSLNHSIGYRMALADTYYEAREYTSAANGYIEVLELCEELENEYDEYDDQADQKLVALNRLGIILSYAENYGEAENMFLAAFDLAMALYQSDEDAYYDQLKSVCDNLIVLYTRTGRPELAEGFRI; translated from the coding sequence ATGATCCCTGCCGCCAACAACCTGATCGAGAACCGCCAGATCCGCGTCTTCATCTCCTCGACCTTCCGGGACATGCAGGCCGAGCGGGACTACCTGATGACCCGGGTTTTCCCGCTGCTGCGCAGGAAAGCCGCCCGGCGCGACGTGTCGCTGGTCGAACTCGACCTGCGCTGGGGCATCACCGAGGAGGAATCCAAGAGCGGGCGGGTCGTACAGATATGCCTGAACGAGATCGACAACTCGCGGCCCTTCTTCATCGGACTGCTGGGCGACCGCTACGGCTGGTGCCCCGACCGGCGGGAACTGGGTAAAGACACGCTCCTCGAAGAGCGTTATCCGTGGCTCGGAGAGGAGCTGCAACGGGGCGTCAGCATCACCGAAATCGAGATGCAGTACGGCGTACTGCGCAGTCCGGAACCCGTCAACGCCTATTTCTTCCTGAAAAAAGGCAGCGACGAATCGGACGAACGGCTTCGCCGGCTCAAAGACGCGATCCGGAACCACCCGCGCTATCCCCATGCGGAATACGGGGACCCGGAGCAACTGGGCCGGCAGGTCGAGGCGGCCTTCGACGAGTTGCTCGACCGGCTCTTTCCGCAGGGTGAGCTCTCACCGTTGGAAGCGGAACGTCTGGCGCAGCGGGCTTTCCTCAGAAGCCGCTGCGGAACCTATGTCCGCAACGAAAAAGATTTCGAGGCCCTCGATACATTTCTGCACGACGACCGCCGCCAGCTTTTCGTCACGGGACAGAGCGGCATGGGCAAAAGCGCGTTGATCGCCAACTGGATCGACGGCATCGGCAAGAACCCCGCCCGCAACATCATCTACCATTTCGTCGGGAACTCCGGAGCCGAAGGCGACTACCGGCGCATCCTCGGCCGGCTGAACGCCGAAATCCGCGATCTCTATGCCATCGAAAACGACGGACACGGCGACCGGAACCCCGAAAAGAGCTTTCAGGAGCTGCTGGCGGAGGCCGGAAGCCGCAAACCGCTGTTGCTCGTACTCGACGGCATCGACCAGCTCGCCGACGAGCGAAATGCCAAACTGCTCAACTGGCTGCCCGAGGCTCCCGAAGGAGTCAAAATACTCCTCTCGACGCGGGAAGACGACGCCACGGCCTCGGTGCTCCGCCGCCGGGGATATCCCGACCATTCCGTCCGTCCGCTCGACGAGGCGCAGCGCCGGAAGCTCATCGACGACCATCTCCGGCAGTACGGCAAGTCGCTGACGCCCGGGCAGACCGACCGGATCGTCACGGCGTCCGTAATGCGCAATACGCTGGTACTCCGCACGCTGCTCGACGAGTTGGTGAGCTTCGGTATCCACGAACAGCTCGACCGGCGAATCGACCGTTACCTCGACGCCGCGAACCCCGACGAGTTTTTCCAGCGGGTACTGCTGCGCGCCGAGGAGGATTACGGGGCACAGCTCGTGCGTGACACGCTCGCGCTGATCGCCCTCTCCCGGGCCGGTCTGAGCGAACCCGAGCTGCTCGGGATCAGCGGTATCCGGCAGCTCGAATGGTCGCAGTTCTACTGCGCATTCGCGGGGCATTTCACGGTGAAGAACGGCCTCGTGCAGTTCTCCCACCGCTACCTGCGCAATGCAGTCCGGAGCAAATACCTGTCGCGCGAAGCGGACATACGCGCCTGCCGGGAGCGGATCATCGCCTATATGACCGACGACAATCCGCTCGGGCACAGCGAACAAGGCCGCATCTACGACGAGTTGGCCCACCAATACCACGAAGCCGGGATGACCGACGAGATGTACGCCCTGCTGACGGATTACGACGCCTTCAACTATTACAATGCAAAGGATCAGGAGATGCTGGGCCGTTACTGGCGGACGCTGCTGGAAACGGGACGCTATTCGCCGGAAGCCTACCTGAACACCGCGCTTCCGGAGGAGGACGAACTGCGGGCGCGATTCCTTTTCTCGGTGGACGACCTCATCCGCTCCGAACTGACCGAATACCGGGGCAACTATCCGGAGTTCATCCGCCGGGCAGTCGAAATCGGCCGCAAGGCGGCAACCCGCAACCCGGAATTCGAAGCCGAGCTGGTCGATGCAATGACCGCGCTGGGAGAAGCTCATCGCGCCGCCGGTGAACCGGAATCGTCAAAGGCGACTCTCGGGGAGGCGCTCGGAATCGCACGGCGTCTTGCGGCCGAAGACCCGCAGGCCCACGCACCCAAACTTTACAAGTTGCTTGACAGCATGGGCTGGACACTCGAGGAAAACGAAGAGTTCGAACAGGCGGAGGCGATGTACCGGGAGGCTATCCGCACAGCCCGCGAAATGACGGCAGGCAGCGACAAGGGTCTTCAGGCCGCGAGCGCCACGATGTCGAATCTGGCCGTGCTGTGCATGAAGACCGAGCGCATCGACCTCGCCGAACAGTTGATCCGCGAAGCGTTGGTCACACTTGAGGCGACCGTCAAGCGGGGTCCCCGCTATAAGGGGTTTATCGCGCAATACCTGAGCAATCTGGCAAACCTCCATTGGGAGGAGATGGGCCGCTTCGAAGAGGCCGAGCAGGAGTACAATGAGGCACTGAACATGTGGCGTCAACTGGTGGCGGCCAATCCCGCCGCACGGTACAGCCTGCTGGAAACGCTCGAAAACAGCGGACTGATGTACCGCGAAATGGAGCGTCACGACCTCTCGCAGCGGCGTTACGAGGAGATACTGACGATCGAGCGGGAGCTGGCGAAGATCGCCCCGGACCCCGCGCCGATGGTCGACGCGCTGTTCGAACTGGGACTGACCCATACCATGCGGCAGCAGTTCGACAAGGCGCTCCGGTGCTACGACGAAGCGTTGGCGCTCGTCCGGCAGGAGGACGGCAGCTACCCCGGCGACAACATCGACCTGCTGACGACGATCGCCAAAACCCTGCAGAACCGCGCCTCGCTCTACTACAACCGACGCGATTTCGAAGCCGCCGTCGCCTCCGACGCACAGGCCGTCGATATTCTCCGCGGCCTCCGCAGGGACAAAGCCCCGATCCCCGACCTCGGGGAGGTGCTCGTCATGTCGCTGAACCACTCGATCGGCTACCGCATGGCGCTGGCCGACACCTATTATGAAGCCAGAGAGTACACCTCCGCCGCAAACGGCTATATAGAAGTACTGGAACTCTGCGAGGAGCTCGAAAACGAATACGACGAATACGACGACCAAGCAGACCAGAAACTCGTCGCACTGAACCGCTTAGGAATCATTCTGAGCTATGCGGAGAATTACGGCGAGGCCGAGAACATGTTCCTCGCGGCATTCGATCTGGCGATGGCCCTGTATCAGTCCGACGAAGATGCCTATTACGACCAGCTCAAATCCGTCTGCGACAACCTCATCGTCCTCTATACGCGGACGGGGCGGCCCGAACTCGCGGAGGGATTCCGGATTTAA
- a CDS encoding RyR domain-containing protein — translation MHTNEYRPAPMDTSEIVLPKALQELTEQMARNVHEVWAQTRIAQGWSYGPERDDATKKHPCLIPYEELPEAEREYDRNTAVETIRLILKLGFKIEPK, via the coding sequence ATGCACACGAACGAATACCGCCCTGCGCCGATGGACACGTCGGAGATCGTGCTCCCGAAAGCACTGCAGGAACTCACCGAACAGATGGCCCGCAACGTCCACGAAGTCTGGGCCCAGACCCGCATCGCGCAGGGATGGAGCTACGGGCCCGAACGCGACGACGCCACGAAGAAGCATCCCTGCCTGATTCCCTACGAAGAATTGCCCGAGGCCGAGCGCGAATACGACCGAAACACGGCCGTCGAGACCATCCGGCTGATCCTCAAACTCGGATTCAAAATCGAACCCAAATGA
- a CDS encoding beta-L-arabinofuranosidase domain-containing protein — protein sequence MKKTTLFICAALLAGAVCTAPAQEAPDLKGGPMGVERIAKLANYSVYSSVPADSPADTCWMQVDLGRSYPIEQVKLYPVIWDWWLAVWRPRFPVRFKLEAADNEAFANPRLISDQTGQDYEVTIVDKVDSYAPSEPVSGRYVRLTVTKLPEFQKKYSFDLWRFEVISGGRDVAEGRTLSDSGRGYLGKHQLLRAPRPMGEFAVLDCPENVTSPDSWRPVKAELRVPRKGVRVGGLFGEVMDRNAHYLLTSFSVNDMLRDFRLRAGKPVPEKKDRDIDIEWLKYLPGSVAGRFLMGSGNQLRWKDDPELRKRMNQLVDGIEECAEPNGYLVGYPENEILVFEYGGYCRSWVSQGLLEAAIAGNTKAYPMLRKFYDWFNTCPYLPELVRRGAFGRQGIIPSTRLYHTPVGKPLDIQVAQRYYQENFWMDQLADRDVDAIWKIPYDRPHCYLIVTLNAYMDMYMATGEERYLEAVLGGWDIYHDYFQHTGGSISICEKLEYPPKSYLLRLGTGELCGNSFWSFLNQQLHAVFPDEEKYANEIEKSIYNVGIANQTQDGSIIYHAMLVGHKNRGENHNTCCEGQGTRWFGALPEFIYSIADDGVYVNLFNDSSIEWAQTDGGKIAVRMQTAFPENPSVKLTVSPQNGKAYSNIRIRVPQWANAPMQVTVNGKPAGTGRPGSYLALKRNWKKGDVIAFTLPVGFRLTKYNGTAEGFKGTEAYALEYGPLLMAAMGPSEEKGFLDIPVSASELPSKLKSEGGDPLRFKVECADPGIEYVPYYRIADENFTCYPFLKKTE from the coding sequence ATGAAGAAAACAACACTGTTTATCTGCGCCGCACTGCTGGCCGGAGCCGTCTGTACGGCTCCGGCACAGGAGGCGCCCGACCTGAAAGGGGGCCCTATGGGCGTGGAACGCATCGCCAAACTGGCCAACTATTCGGTTTACAGTTCTGTACCTGCCGACTCCCCGGCCGACACCTGCTGGATGCAGGTCGATCTGGGACGTTCCTATCCCATCGAACAGGTAAAACTCTATCCGGTCATCTGGGACTGGTGGCTGGCCGTATGGCGCCCCCGATTTCCGGTACGCTTCAAGCTCGAAGCGGCCGACAACGAAGCCTTCGCCAACCCGCGCCTGATCTCCGACCAGACGGGACAGGATTATGAAGTCACAATCGTCGACAAGGTGGATTCCTATGCCCCGTCCGAACCGGTTTCAGGCCGCTATGTGCGGCTGACGGTCACCAAACTGCCCGAGTTCCAGAAAAAATATTCGTTCGATCTGTGGCGCTTCGAAGTGATCTCGGGCGGCAGGGATGTTGCCGAGGGACGCACGCTCAGCGACTCCGGCCGGGGTTATCTGGGCAAACACCAATTACTGCGGGCCCCGCGTCCGATGGGTGAATTCGCCGTACTGGACTGCCCGGAAAATGTCACGTCGCCCGATTCGTGGCGCCCCGTCAAGGCGGAACTCCGCGTCCCGCGCAAAGGGGTCAGGGTCGGCGGACTGTTCGGCGAGGTCATGGACCGCAACGCCCATTATCTGCTCACCTCGTTCTCTGTCAACGACATGCTGCGGGACTTCCGCCTCCGCGCCGGCAAGCCCGTCCCTGAAAAGAAAGACCGCGACATCGACATCGAGTGGCTCAAATACCTGCCGGGGTCTGTCGCAGGGCGCTTCCTGATGGGTTCCGGCAACCAGCTTCGCTGGAAAGACGATCCCGAACTGCGCAAACGGATGAACCAACTCGTGGACGGCATCGAGGAGTGTGCCGAACCGAACGGCTATCTGGTCGGGTATCCCGAAAACGAAATTCTGGTCTTCGAATACGGCGGCTATTGCCGCTCATGGGTCTCGCAGGGGCTGCTCGAAGCCGCCATCGCCGGGAACACCAAGGCTTATCCCATGCTGCGCAAATTCTACGACTGGTTCAACACCTGCCCCTACCTGCCCGAACTGGTGCGCCGCGGGGCATTCGGTCGTCAGGGTATCATCCCCAGCACCCGCCTCTACCACACTCCGGTAGGCAAGCCCCTCGACATTCAGGTCGCCCAACGTTACTACCAAGAGAATTTCTGGATGGACCAACTGGCCGACAGGGATGTGGATGCCATCTGGAAAATCCCCTACGACCGTCCCCACTGTTACCTGATCGTCACCCTGAACGCCTACATGGACATGTACATGGCCACCGGCGAGGAGCGTTATCTGGAAGCCGTACTGGGCGGCTGGGACATCTACCACGACTATTTCCAGCACACGGGCGGCAGCATCAGCATCTGCGAAAAACTCGAATACCCGCCCAAATCCTACCTGCTGCGACTGGGAACGGGAGAGCTCTGCGGCAACTCGTTCTGGTCGTTCCTCAACCAGCAGCTTCACGCCGTTTTCCCCGACGAGGAAAAATACGCGAACGAGATCGAGAAATCGATTTACAATGTCGGGATCGCCAATCAGACCCAAGACGGCAGCATCATCTACCACGCCATGCTCGTGGGCCACAAAAACCGGGGTGAGAACCACAACACCTGCTGCGAAGGTCAGGGGACGCGCTGGTTCGGGGCTCTGCCTGAGTTCATTTACTCGATAGCCGATGACGGCGTATACGTCAACCTCTTCAACGATTCCTCGATCGAATGGGCGCAGACCGATGGCGGCAAAATAGCAGTTCGAATGCAGACCGCATTCCCCGAAAATCCGAGTGTGAAGCTAACCGTATCGCCTCAAAACGGAAAAGCGTACAGCAACATACGCATACGCGTCCCGCAGTGGGCCAATGCGCCCATGCAGGTGACCGTCAACGGGAAGCCGGCGGGAACCGGACGGCCGGGCAGCTACCTTGCGCTGAAACGAAACTGGAAAAAGGGTGACGTGATCGCTTTCACGCTGCCCGTCGGCTTCCGCCTGACCAAATACAACGGCACGGCCGAAGGTTTCAAGGGTACTGAGGCTTATGCGCTGGAATACGGCCCGCTGCTGATGGCGGCTATGGGGCCCTCCGAAGAGAAGGGATTTCTCGATATTCCGGTCTCCGCATCGGAACTGCCGTCAAAACTGAAATCGGAGGGCGGCGACCCGCTGCGGTTCAAAGTGGAGTGCGCCGACCCCGGCATCGAATATGTGCCCTACTACCGGATCGCCGATGAAAATTTCACCTGCTATCCATTCCTGAAAAAGACCGAATAG
- a CDS encoding glycoside hydrolase family 99-like domain-containing protein → MKKSLTVTRILFFLMCLTAASFTASAQKKAGRDRQAPVYRLPDDLETLVGDPALLQKPEGMEIAAYVFPNYHASALHNKIYAPGWTEYNLIRSARPWFEGHQQPRTPLLGELDESLPSTWEVYNRLCKSSGIDVLLWDWYWYDGKPCLHEALEEGFLEAKNTNDVKFACMWTNHPWYILYPTKQTNGQNAYPPSFDAPDFSYEEAFRSLSYIVTRYFNQSNYWKIDGKPVICIWDARRLEQKLGQEGVRKLFTELRELAGKLGHPGIHFHITGFTSGHNKEAGYNTSGSYNPLDWIAGRYQSKEIELPDYGVAAADVAFKVWDEGYETHQVPYVPAIGAGWDSTPRYIAPANRPATPDRTKWPGCTIFVNESPAAFKAFVQSSFAYLNRHPDVPRFVTIACFNEWSEGHYLLPDNRFGYGMLDALGEAVGKKDLHNSHGK, encoded by the coding sequence ATGAAAAAGTCTTTGACCGTGACGAGAATCCTGTTTTTCCTGATGTGCCTGACCGCCGCATCCTTCACCGCCTCCGCCCAGAAAAAAGCCGGCAGAGACCGGCAGGCTCCGGTCTACCGCCTTCCCGACGACCTTGAAACCCTCGTGGGGGACCCGGCACTGCTCCAAAAGCCTGAAGGAATGGAAATTGCGGCCTATGTATTCCCCAACTACCACGCCTCGGCGCTTCATAACAAAATTTACGCCCCCGGATGGACCGAATACAACCTCATCCGAAGCGCACGCCCTTGGTTCGAAGGACATCAGCAGCCCCGGACACCCCTGCTGGGTGAACTGGACGAGAGCCTGCCCTCGACGTGGGAGGTTTACAACAGGCTTTGTAAGAGCAGCGGTATCGACGTACTGCTGTGGGACTGGTATTGGTATGACGGCAAGCCCTGCCTGCACGAAGCGTTGGAGGAGGGATTCCTCGAGGCAAAAAATACGAACGACGTGAAATTCGCCTGTATGTGGACCAACCACCCGTGGTATATCCTTTATCCGACGAAGCAAACCAACGGTCAGAATGCCTATCCGCCCAGTTTCGACGCCCCGGATTTCTCCTATGAAGAAGCTTTCCGCAGTCTTTCCTATATCGTAACCCGCTATTTCAACCAGTCGAATTACTGGAAGATCGACGGCAAACCGGTCATCTGCATCTGGGATGCCCGCCGGCTGGAGCAGAAGCTCGGGCAGGAGGGTGTTCGGAAACTCTTCACCGAGCTGCGCGAGCTGGCCGGAAAACTGGGACACCCCGGCATCCATTTTCACATCACGGGATTCACCTCCGGGCACAACAAAGAGGCCGGATACAATACGTCCGGCTCCTACAATCCGCTGGACTGGATCGCAGGCCGCTACCAGTCCAAAGAGATCGAACTGCCCGACTACGGCGTTGCCGCAGCCGACGTAGCGTTCAAGGTCTGGGACGAGGGTTATGAAACCCATCAGGTTCCCTATGTGCCGGCTATCGGCGCCGGATGGGACTCCACGCCCCGTTACATCGCCCCTGCCAATCGCCCCGCAACCCCCGACCGCACGAAATGGCCCGGATGCACGATATTCGTCAACGAGAGCCCGGCAGCGTTCAAAGCCTTCGTACAGTCGTCGTTCGCCTACCTGAACCGCCACCCCGACGTACCGCGCTTCGTCACCATCGCCTGCTTCAACGAGTGGAGCGAAGGCCATTATCTGCTGCCCGACAATCGCTTCGGATACGGCATGCTCGACGCATTGGGCGAAGCCGTGGGCAAGAAAGACCTGCATAACAGCCACGGCAAATAA